The segment GCATCACAAGCAAGATGAAAACCGCCAAGACCTTTAATGGCAGCAATTTTGCCATTCAATAAATCATTTGCCGTTTGTTCTAAGGCTTGATGGTGAACCGCCAGAACCTTGCCATTCTTGTCACACAGCTGGATTTCAGGACCACAGGTTGCACAAGCATTTGGCTGTGCATGAAAACGTCTGTCTGCTGGGTTTTCATATTCTTGCTGACATTCCGGGCATAAAGGAAATGCCGCCATTGAGGTATTGGGTCGGTCATAGGGCATTTGACGAATAATCGTAAAACGGGGGCCGCAATGGGTGCAGTTTGCAAACGGATAATGATAGCGACGATTCGCAGGGTCAAAAAGTTCGTCGCGGCAGGATTTGCAAGTTGCAGCATCGGGGATAACTTGAGTATCCATGCGTCCTGCGCCACTGTGGCGAATCGTGAATTTTTCGGGTAACTCATCCCATTGAAAAGGCAGGGATTGAATAGACTCAATATGTGCAAGCGGTGGGCAATGTTGGTATAAAAGTTGGGTAAATAAAGGAATATCCGCAGTCTCTAGTAGGCGAACCAGTACACCTTCACCATCATTACAGACGTCGCCGTTCAAGGCGCATTGATGGGCGAGTTGCCAAACATAAGGTCGGAATCCAACCCCTTGAACCTTTCCTTTGATACGTAACTGTATGCCGTTTTTCACTCGAATGCCCTCTGGTGACTAAGGTTCTATTCTCGCGCTTCTACGTATAAATAACCTGAGTTCAGATCAAAAAATGGCAGAGTTTTAGTCTCGATATATTGACCAAAACCCTGCCATTGTCTTTTATGCTTGAATACTAAGGGAGCTCAACCGATAACAGGAAAATACCTGAATACTCATCCGGAGCGAGATCTTTAGTTTTTCTTAATGTGCTGGAAACATCAAAAGTTTGTTTCACAAACGAATCTACCGAAAGTACGGTTGATGGTGCGCCATTGACTTTAATTTCAGACTCTAGCCCATCAGCCATAAAAATGAAGTTATCATTATCTAATCCTGCGACAGCAGAAATTTTAACATCCGTTGGATTTGTGCAGCTGATCGTAAAGTTTTCTCTCACAGTATGACCATTCATCGAGCTATTGGATAATGTGCCGTGGTCGATATAGTCTGGACCTTCAATATCACAGTTAGTAATAGCAGGGTCTAACGGTGAACAGAGAATTATTGGGTTATCTGCGGTTTGCTCACGCTGCATTTTTTGTCGATACAAAATACCTAGATTGAAGCAATATCCAACTCCAGGCCTTCTCGGATAAAACTGCCAACGTCCCGGAATTTGCCTATTTAAAACGTTATCTTTTTCTAATGCTCTAGCCACTTCACTGAACGTAACGGGGCTTTCGTCCCACGAACTTCGCTCTCTTAATCTCACGGAGTGAGTATCAAAGTTAACAATGTGTGAGTTACCCGCACCATACCCACCATCTGCATAGGTTCCCCAAGATCCTAACTCTATATCACAAGGACAACTGCCTGTCGTTTGCACAGCCATTGGGCGATTATCGTGTTGTAAGTCCCCGCGTAAAATATATCGTGTGTCCATCCATGCGCCATAGTCAGTAACAAGCTCACCTTGCGCTGCAAATTCAGCCCGCGCAAATTGAAAAGACGATATCGCTAACAAACAGATAAGAATAAGTTTTTTCATAATATCCTTAACAACCGAGTTATTCGTAATAGATATTAAAAGTGGTGGTGGCGCTAAAATCCCCGAGTTTAATGCTTTTATTTTTGATTGCGTCTTCTTCCCCCAAAATGGAAGCTTTAAGCGGGATCACGCTAGGGAATTTATTACCGTTCATTCCAACAATAGGGTATTGGCTATTAATATCCACATTGCCATTATCGCTACTCAATACGATGGCATAGCCCAAATCACCGGGGTCACCATCAATTCGCAACGAACCTTTAATTTTCGGGTTACTACTCCCCGTAAACGACATCGAAAATGAAAAATCAGGCAAAAACTCACACTCAGATAGTGTAATCTCAAAGACTTCGGAGATATCTCTTTGACGATAAAGGTCTTTATCATTGACCTCATGAAATGGCACCACAAGCTCCTCGCCACCATTGACTATACAAGGAATGGCGTGTCTCAATACTCCAGAAAAATTCACCTCATCCGCGAACGCATTCCCAGAGAAATAAAGTAATAGAGTAAAGAAGATTATCTTCATGGATAAGCAACCGTTAATGTCGCACTGGCAGTAAACTCCCCCGGCTCGACAGAGGCTGAACTTGAGCTACTTTTCACTAATGCCGCCTTCAAATCAGGTGTTCTATAGTCAGATTCATAGGTGTATACAAACGTATCGTTCACTCTTAAT is part of the Providencia zhijiangensis genome and harbors:
- a CDS encoding fimbrial protein produces the protein MKIIFFTLLLYFSGNAFADEVNFSGVLRHAIPCIVNGGEELVVPFHEVNDKDLYRQRDISEVFEITLSECEFLPDFSFSMSFTGSSNPKIKGSLRIDGDPGDLGYAIVLSSDNGNVDINSQYPIVGMNGNKFPSVIPLKASILGEEDAIKNKSIKLGDFSATTTFNIYYE